From the Diprion similis isolate iyDipSimi1 chromosome 1, iyDipSimi1.1, whole genome shotgun sequence genome, the window AAGAATTAATGAATCACGCCGTAAGTTCTACATTCACGGATCAACTGACGTCTAGGTTTGTCCACTAGCAAATTCAAAtagatatttcaaaaacgagAGTATCTAACtcaagattttattcaaattaaactaTCTTTGTAGATTATGCATTATCTAGGAATTGGTACACcgttaaaatcgaaaatcaattattaaatACATTGCAGTTAAAGTTCGACCGCCTGAAAACGTGCCATCAGCTTTTCTCAGCGGAGGTCCTTTAAAGGGCAAGTACAAGTTTTTCGAGTTGCATTTTCACTGGGGATCATCGAACTTGATTGGCTCTGAACACTCTGTAAACGGAAATTTGTGAGCAAACCCTCCACCAAATCATGATGCTATAAgtagaattatttttgaaatatgctTTACAAAGTAAATTTTCCACCCAAATTGTTAcaacagttttgaaatttttcattttcgtttcaaacCTAATTTGTAACCCTCTCAACTAGcatttgtttcgtttttgctGCGACCACTTACCGTACTTTTACTACATCAtactgacgaaaattttgtccTAGTTATTCAATGGAAGCACACATGGTTCACTACAACGAAAAATATCCAAATTTTGAAGTTGCATCCAAGAAGTCTGATGGCTTCGCTGTAATCGCTGTATTCTTCGAAGCGACCAATGAAGCCGAGCAACAAGACCACCCGATAATTTCAGGAATAACGAATCACCTGGCTAGTATAAGATCAGCCGGAACCACCGTCGACGTACATCCGGGTTAGTGCTAAATCGGGCACAAGTTTATTGGTATCCAGACTTTACAATATGATTGTAAATCACGTCCAAGTTTAGAGCAGCCAATTCCAGTTTGTGGCAAAAGAAATGGTTAATTCGATCTACAAAATTGCCTCTAGTAACaaggtgaaatttttgtacacaaatttttctatttttttttattacgaattttcatcttcactAAAACTCTTTTGAATGTCTTTCTGGGTTTCTTTGGAACCGTTTCTGCAATATTCTGCAAGTTCCCGAATTTCTACATCtgattttttgttcgttttttctgAGAGTCGAAAGATGAAAAACTACTTTCAACGAATTGGAGAAATATACTGAAACTATGCCAAAATCTTGGTTCAGttctaatgaaaattttggacgtaataatttttttcgtaataaaaATACTGACTAACCTATTGGAATACTTGTTTGATACAGAGGCACTTAGCTTGGTGAATGACTACTGTTTCTGCTGCAGTGAATACTTTACCTATCATGGATCCCGCACaacttttccattttccgAGAACGTAACTTGGCTGATCTACCCAATTCCAATCCGAATCAGCAACAGGCAAATCGAAGCTTTCCGACATATCCATGGATCAGGCGGACCTCGCCTCAGTTCAAATACTCGGCACATACAGCTGCTCGgtgatacaaaaatttattttgtcaagaagagatacaaaaaaactgacaatGATGACTCTGAAAGGAAGACGAACAGAGAATCGgttgcaaataatttatacgagATTTCTTTGAATTCGTTCAAAAAAACCTAACGAAACAAAAAGTATAACTTTGGTTTTCACGCCCCAAATATTAAACAGATAAGAACCAATAGTCGTGTTTctctaaaattttataataacaatatagcTTCTGTTGTTACCTGTTTGCGATgagttaaaattaaaattgcgaTACTATGGAGTATAAATTTCCAATTATACTGCGGTGTTGCATATTTTTGGAAAGATGTACGAATCACATCGTTTTGCATCAAGTATACCCAATGACGAATGAAATTCAGCATTGTATATTAGCCACATTGAAAATGggaatgaaatcaaaaaccgaaaaaaactACCAAAATTGCCTCGAAAGCATCAAACGCGAGC encodes:
- the LOC124409205 gene encoding carbonic anhydrase 2-like — encoded protein: MMKHNDSLPSSRNATSTGSNQSPINIDTAKAIPKICPPIVMSGYGEGTNLVTLTNTGRTVKVRPPENVPSAFLSGGPLKGKYKFFELHFHWGSSNLIGSEHSVNGNFYSMEAHMVHYNEKYPNFEVASKKSDGFAVIAVFFEATNEAEQQDHPIISGITNHLASIRSAGTTVDVHPG